Genomic segment of bacterium:
GTTTACGAATTTTGAGATGGTGGCGCAGTGGCGGCATCTGCGCTCGGCCGGCAATTCCGGCATTTTTATCTGGGCGCCGGAACAGGCGTTGCAGGAATTAAAGCCGGATGAGCTGCCCAAGTACGGCATCGAGATCCAGGCGCTGGATCACGGCTATGCCGAACAGTATGAACAACGTACGGGCAAAAAGGGGGATTGGTTCACCACCAACGGTGATGTGTTCGCCGTCGGCAACTCCACCATGATCCCTTTTCCACCGACCTCGCCCAATGGATCGCGCAGCTTTCCCAAAAAGAATTTGAGCAAAGGCATCGGCGAGTGGAATCACTATTATATCCGCGCCATCAACGGCGAGGTGCGGTTGTGGGTGAACGGCGAAGAGGTGTCGGGCGGCAAAGAGTGCCATCCGCGCGCTGGCTGCATCTGTCTCGAATCAGAGGGCTC
This window contains:
- a CDS encoding DUF1080 domain-containing protein, translated to MNRKISARLCLAVLICLHPALTVPQESGEWPAARIDGSGSDWRSLGENDFHQVNCHPQTWTWQADGVYCSGTPIGVLATKHTFTNFEMVAQWRHLRSAGNSGIFIWAPEQALQELKPDELPKYGIEIQALDHGYAEQYEQRTGKKGDWFTTNGDVFAVGNSTMIPFPPTSPNGSRSFPKKNLSKGIGEWNHYYIRAINGEVRLWVNGEEVSGGKECHPRAGCICLESEGS